A stretch of Arthrobacter sp. NEB 688 DNA encodes these proteins:
- the rhaI gene encoding L-rhamnose isomerase, with protein sequence MTTFDSITDDLARLAIEVPSWAYGNSGTRFKVFGSAGTPRTVHEKIADAATVHRMTGLAPTVALHLPWDRVEDYAALSRYAQDLGVSLGTVNSNTFQDDDYKLGSLTNADPAVRRKAVQHNIDCLGAMNETGSRDLKIWLADGTNYPGQGDIRARQDWLAEGLAEIYAHLGTKQRLVLEYKFFEPAFYHTDVPDWGTSYAHVVALGERAMVCLDTGHHAPGTNIEFIVAQLLRLGRLGSFDFNSRFYADDDLIVGAADPFQLFRIMVEVIRGGGLTPSTGVAFMLDQCHNIEDKVPGQIRSVLNVQEMTARALLLDTDALDRARTAGDVLGANAVLMDAFYTDVRAPLRAWREERGLPADPMAAYAASGYQQTIEADRVGGTQAGWN encoded by the coding sequence ATGACGACGTTCGACTCCATCACCGACGACCTCGCCCGGCTGGCGATCGAGGTCCCGTCGTGGGCCTACGGCAACTCGGGCACCCGCTTCAAGGTCTTCGGCTCGGCCGGGACCCCCCGGACGGTCCACGAGAAGATCGCGGACGCGGCGACGGTCCACCGGATGACCGGGCTGGCCCCGACCGTGGCCCTGCACCTCCCCTGGGACCGGGTCGAGGACTACGCAGCGCTCTCCCGCTACGCGCAGGACCTCGGGGTCTCGCTCGGGACGGTCAACAGCAACACGTTCCAGGACGACGACTACAAGCTCGGGAGCCTGACCAACGCCGACCCCGCGGTGCGTCGGAAGGCGGTGCAGCACAACATCGACTGCCTCGGGGCGATGAACGAGACCGGATCCCGTGACCTGAAGATCTGGCTCGCCGACGGCACCAACTACCCCGGTCAGGGCGACATCCGCGCCCGGCAGGACTGGCTCGCCGAGGGCCTGGCCGAGATCTACGCCCACCTGGGCACGAAGCAGCGCCTGGTCCTGGAGTACAAGTTCTTCGAGCCGGCGTTCTACCACACCGACGTTCCCGACTGGGGCACCTCCTACGCCCACGTCGTCGCCCTCGGCGAGCGGGCGATGGTCTGCCTCGACACCGGTCACCATGCCCCCGGGACGAACATCGAGTTCATCGTCGCGCAGCTGCTGCGTCTGGGCCGGCTCGGCTCCTTCGACTTCAACTCACGCTTCTACGCCGACGACGACCTCATCGTCGGAGCCGCCGACCCCTTCCAGCTCTTCCGCATCATGGTCGAGGTCATCAGGGGTGGCGGGCTCACCCCCTCCACCGGCGTCGCGTTCATGCTCGACCAGTGCCACAACATCGAGGACAAGGTCCCCGGACAGATCCGGTCGGTCCTCAACGTCCAGGAGATGACGGCCCGCGCCCTGCTCCTCGACACCGACGCCCTGGACCGGGCCCGCACCGCGGGTGACGTGCTCGGCGCCAACGCGGTCCTCATGGACGCGTTCTACACCGACGTGCGCGCGCCCCTGCGTGCGTGGCGCGAGGAGCGTGGGCTCCCCGCCGACCCGATGGCGGCCTACGCGGCCAGCGGCTACCAGCAGACGATCGAAGCGGACCGCGTGGGCGGCACGCAGGCAGGATGGAACTGA
- a CDS encoding LacI family DNA-binding transcriptional regulator, translating to MLNRPERVSEATQLKVRAAMDELAFVRNEGARQLRMGDSRTLAYVALDAGNPFFADVTRGLEEVAEAAGLAVFLCNAGESADREASYLRLLEQQRVTGVLVTPVDSGSDLLRQLPARGLPVVLVDRPSPDGRHCSVTVDDVGGGRLALDHLLELGHERIAFVGGPMQVPQVADRWHGALAAVEDAGRDPSTLVHLATEGLSVGQGRAAAERLFGMPAKLRPSAVFCANDLVALGVLQRCTELGLDVPGDLAIVGYDDIQFAAGAAVPLTSVRQPAKDLGRTAARLLLSEAHDEDHTHEQVRYDPVLVVRGSTR from the coding sequence GTGCTCAACCGACCCGAGCGGGTCAGCGAGGCGACGCAGCTCAAGGTGCGCGCGGCGATGGACGAGCTGGCGTTCGTCCGGAACGAGGGCGCGCGCCAGCTGCGAATGGGCGACAGCCGGACGCTCGCCTACGTCGCGCTCGACGCGGGCAACCCGTTCTTCGCCGACGTGACGCGCGGCCTCGAGGAGGTCGCGGAGGCCGCAGGGCTCGCGGTGTTCCTCTGCAACGCAGGGGAGTCCGCCGACCGCGAGGCCTCGTACCTCCGGCTCCTCGAGCAGCAGCGCGTGACGGGGGTGCTGGTCACCCCCGTCGACTCCGGGAGCGACCTCCTGCGCCAGCTGCCCGCGCGCGGGCTGCCCGTCGTCCTCGTGGACCGGCCGTCGCCCGACGGGCGCCACTGCTCCGTCACCGTCGACGACGTCGGTGGTGGGCGCCTCGCCCTCGACCACCTCCTCGAGCTGGGCCACGAGCGGATCGCCTTCGTGGGCGGACCGATGCAGGTGCCGCAGGTCGCCGACCGCTGGCACGGGGCGCTCGCGGCCGTGGAGGACGCGGGGCGGGATCCCTCCACGCTTGTGCACCTCGCGACCGAAGGGTTGTCCGTCGGGCAGGGCCGCGCCGCTGCCGAGCGTCTCTTCGGGATGCCGGCGAAGCTTCGGCCGTCCGCCGTCTTCTGCGCCAACGACCTCGTGGCCCTCGGCGTCCTGCAGCGCTGCACCGAGCTCGGACTCGACGTGCCCGGCGACCTCGCCATCGTCGGCTACGACGACATCCAGTTCGCGGCGGGCGCCGCGGTCCCGCTCACGTCCGTGCGCCAGCCCGCGAAGGACCTGGGGCGCACCGCGGCCCGCCTCCTGCTCAGTGAGGCCCACGACGAGGATCACACGCACGAACAGGTGCGCTACGACCCCGTGCTGGTGGTGCGCGGCTCCACCCGCTGA
- the glnA gene encoding type I glutamate--ammonia ligase yields MFSSADEVLAFIKAEDIKFVDIRFCDLPGVMQHFNVPAATVDEDFFTNGQMFDGSSIRGFQAIHESDMKLVPDPTTAYVDPFRVEKTLIMNFSIVDPFTGEPYSRDPRNIAAKAEAYLKSTGIADTAFFGAEAEFYVFDDVRFETKANASYYFIDSVEAAWNTGRVEEGGNRGYKTRYKGGYFPVPPVDHFADTRDKICLNLAEVGLLVERSHHEVGTAGQQEINYRFNTLLQSGDDMMKFKYVVKNTVWAEGKTATFMPKPIFGDNGSGMHTHQSLWKDGEPLFYDERGYGGLSDLARWYIGGLLKHAPALLAFTNPTVNSYHRLVPGYEAPVNLVYSARNRSACVRIPIAGDSPKAKRIEFRIPDPSSNPYLCFAAQLMAGLDGIRNRIEPPEPVDKDLYELPPEEHEAIAQVPGSLPAVLDALEADHEFLLEGDVFTEDLIATWIEWKRKNEVDPIRFRPHPHEFEMYFDI; encoded by the coding sequence CACGGTCGACGAGGACTTCTTCACCAACGGCCAGATGTTCGACGGATCCTCGATCCGCGGCTTCCAGGCCATCCACGAGTCCGACATGAAGCTCGTCCCGGACCCGACCACGGCCTACGTCGACCCGTTCCGCGTCGAGAAGACGCTCATCATGAACTTCTCGATCGTCGACCCCTTCACCGGTGAGCCCTACAGCCGCGACCCGCGCAACATCGCGGCCAAGGCCGAGGCGTACCTCAAGTCGACCGGCATCGCCGACACCGCGTTCTTCGGCGCCGAGGCGGAGTTCTACGTCTTCGACGACGTGCGCTTCGAGACCAAGGCGAACGCCAGCTACTACTTCATCGACTCCGTCGAGGCGGCCTGGAACACCGGTCGCGTCGAGGAGGGCGGCAACCGCGGCTACAAGACCCGCTACAAGGGCGGCTACTTCCCCGTCCCGCCGGTCGACCACTTCGCCGACACCCGCGACAAGATCTGCCTCAACCTCGCCGAGGTCGGCCTGCTCGTCGAGCGCAGCCACCACGAGGTCGGCACCGCCGGCCAGCAGGAGATCAACTACCGCTTCAACACGCTGCTGCAGTCCGGCGACGACATGATGAAGTTCAAGTACGTCGTCAAGAACACCGTCTGGGCCGAGGGCAAGACCGCGACGTTCATGCCGAAGCCGATCTTCGGCGACAACGGCTCGGGCATGCACACCCACCAGTCGCTCTGGAAGGACGGCGAGCCGCTCTTCTACGACGAGCGTGGCTACGGCGGCCTCTCCGATCTCGCCCGCTGGTACATCGGCGGCCTGCTCAAGCACGCCCCGGCGCTGCTGGCCTTCACCAACCCGACGGTCAACAGCTACCACCGCCTGGTCCCGGGCTACGAGGCGCCGGTCAACCTCGTGTACTCGGCCCGCAACCGCTCCGCCTGCGTCCGCATCCCGATCGCCGGCGACAGCCCCAAGGCCAAGCGCATCGAGTTCCGCATCCCCGACCCGTCGTCCAACCCCTACCTGTGCTTCGCCGCGCAGCTGATGGCCGGCCTGGACGGCATCCGCAACCGCATCGAGCCGCCGGAGCCGGTGGACAAGGACCTCTACGAGCTCCCGCCGGAGGAGCACGAGGCCATCGCGCAGGTGCCCGGCTCGCTGCCGGCCGTCCTCGACGCGCTCGAGGCCGACCACGAGTTCCTCCTCGAGGGCGACGTCTTCACCGAGGACCTCATCGCGACCTGGATCGAGTGGAAGCGCAAGAACGAGGTGGACCCGATCCGCTTCCGCCCGCACCCGCACGAGTTCGAGATGTACTTCGACATCTGA